A region of uncultured Carboxylicivirga sp. DNA encodes the following proteins:
- a CDS encoding NAD kinase — protein MKIAVFGKKFNKSFYDSCIRLFEVLKSNDVELYIYKPFYEFLLAEVKMNPDVVGFFDSSLELPAVDQVFSIGGDGTFLEAVSFVRDSGVPIVGINSGRLGFLADVSQNEMECTIQDVLNGKYKVHQLDLLTLQTDNQLFKDNPYALNELSIVKRDSSSMITIHTYINDEFVNSYWADGLIIATSTGSTAYSLSVGGPIIHPDADNFVITPIAPHNLTVRPMVVPNNVEITLKVEGRDTKFLAALDSRSQVFEDSVHLKIKKADFSINVIKLPDYSFFTTLRNKLMWGLDRRN, from the coding sequence ATGAAAATCGCTGTTTTTGGTAAAAAATTCAATAAGTCCTTTTACGATTCATGCATCCGGCTTTTTGAGGTTTTGAAAAGTAATGATGTGGAATTGTATATATATAAACCATTTTACGAGTTCTTGCTGGCCGAGGTGAAGATGAATCCTGATGTTGTTGGGTTCTTCGATAGTTCTTTGGAACTTCCGGCTGTAGATCAGGTTTTTAGTATTGGGGGAGATGGTACTTTTCTTGAAGCAGTGAGTTTTGTGCGGGATTCAGGTGTACCCATTGTTGGGATCAATAGTGGGAGGCTAGGTTTTTTGGCAGATGTGTCTCAAAACGAAATGGAATGCACCATACAGGATGTTTTAAACGGGAAATATAAGGTTCATCAGCTTGATTTGTTAACGCTTCAAACCGACAATCAACTTTTTAAAGATAATCCGTATGCACTTAATGAATTGTCTATTGTGAAAAGAGACAGCTCATCAATGATTACTATTCATACCTATATAAATGATGAGTTTGTAAATTCTTATTGGGCCGATGGTTTGATTATAGCTACTTCAACGGGTTCAACGGCTTATTCGTTAAGTGTCGGGGGACCAATTATTCATCCGGATGCGGATAATTTTGTGATTACCCCTATTGCACCGCATAACTTAACCGTTCGTCCAATGGTAGTTCCCAATAATGTAGAAATTACCTTAAAGGTCGAGGGCAGGGATACAAAATTTCTGGCTGCTCTTGATTCTCGGAGTCAGGTTTTTGAAGATTCAGTGCACCTGAAAATTAAAAAAGCCGATTTTAGTATTAATGTGATTAAACTTCCCGATTATTCTTTTTTCACTACCCTGCGAAATAAGCTGATGTGGGGGCTCGATCGCCGTAATTAA
- a CDS encoding DUF6089 family protein: protein MAGVKKRLVKIFNTRVYFCLLFRKFFAVTLLMAVFFFGTHNIHAQDRLELGGFIGTSYYFGDLNPSRQFYKLQPALGGIGRYAYSDRLAFKASATIGRISGDYSDESLNFKDLRPSDQQVGRPTYEFNNTIGDLTVQAEFNFLSYDHKYIANTGFTPYLSVGLGTMIYSRKEGDAENLTTKPTFILSLPFGVGVKYKVNKWVRLGAEWSFRKTFADDLDYEGPGEIDPSDPYGAGTTWTHNNDWVSFAGVYVTISMLRRKSSCNGGY from the coding sequence GTGGCAGGAGTTAAAAAACGACTTGTGAAGATCTTTAACACCCGGGTATATTTTTGTTTGTTGTTCAGAAAGTTTTTTGCAGTTACTTTATTGATGGCTGTTTTCTTTTTTGGGACGCATAATATACATGCTCAGGATAGGCTTGAGTTAGGTGGTTTTATAGGAACTTCATACTATTTTGGTGATTTAAACCCGTCAAGGCAATTTTACAAGCTTCAACCGGCTTTGGGAGGCATTGGACGATATGCATACAGCGATCGTTTGGCTTTTAAAGCTTCGGCAACAATTGGTAGAATTAGCGGAGATTATTCGGATGAAAGTTTAAATTTTAAAGATTTGCGTCCTTCCGATCAACAAGTAGGACGGCCAACATATGAGTTTAACAATACAATTGGTGATTTGACCGTGCAGGCAGAATTTAACTTTTTATCATACGATCATAAGTACATAGCAAATACAGGCTTCACTCCATATCTTTCAGTGGGCTTAGGTACAATGATTTATAGTCGAAAAGAGGGGGATGCTGAAAATCTTACTACGAAACCAACTTTTATATTATCTTTGCCCTTCGGTGTAGGCGTAAAGTATAAGGTTAACAAATGGGTAAGACTGGGCGCTGAATGGTCGTTCCGGAAAACATTTGCCGATGATCTTGATTATGAAGGTCCTGGCGAGATTGACCCATCTGATCCGTATGGAGCCGGCACCACTTGGACACATAATAATGACTGGGTTTCATTTGCAGGTGTTTATGTTACAATTAGTATGTTGAGACGTAAATCATCCTGTAACGGGGGCTATTAA
- a CDS encoding isoprenyl transferase codes for MSVKDQLIKDKLPKHIAVIMDGNGRWAKKRGNARVFGHKHGVTAVREVTEASAELGIEYLTLYAFSTENWSRPKTEVDALMSLLVATISSETKTLMDNNVRLNAIGCKSNLPSSVQKRLDECINQTSGNNGLTLTLALSYSSRWEILEAVKAIASDVESKKVNIDQLDDAMFGSYLSTQGIPDPELLIRTSGEQRISNFLLWQLAYSELYFCDILWPDFRRDDLYRAILDYQGRERRFGKTGDQIKK; via the coding sequence ATGTCAGTAAAAGATCAACTGATAAAAGATAAGTTACCAAAACACATTGCTGTCATTATGGATGGTAATGGTCGCTGGGCTAAAAAAAGAGGTAATGCCCGGGTGTTTGGGCATAAACATGGTGTGACGGCAGTGCGTGAAGTTACTGAAGCTTCAGCCGAATTGGGAATTGAATATTTAACCCTTTACGCATTTAGTACCGAAAACTGGAGCAGACCTAAAACAGAGGTAGATGCTCTTATGAGTTTATTGGTTGCAACAATTAGTTCGGAGACAAAAACTCTGATGGATAACAATGTTAGGCTAAATGCAATTGGTTGTAAATCAAATTTGCCAAGTAGCGTTCAGAAACGTTTGGATGAATGTATTAATCAAACATCAGGAAACAACGGGTTAACTTTAACCCTGGCGTTAAGCTACAGTTCCCGATGGGAGATTTTAGAAGCGGTGAAGGCAATTGCATCGGATGTTGAGTCAAAAAAAGTGAATATTGACCAACTGGATGACGCAATGTTTGGGTCATATTTATCGACTCAAGGAATACCTGATCCCGAATTATTGATTAGAACTAGTGGAGAGCAAAGAATAAGTAATTTCCTGCTTTGGCAATTAGCTTATTCAGAGCTTTATTTCTGTGATATTTTATGGCCTGATTTCAGAAGAGACGATTTGTATAGAGCCATACTTGATTACCAGGGACGCGAAAGGCGCTTTGGCAAAACGGGTGATCAAATAAAAAAATAA
- a CDS encoding POTRA domain-containing protein encodes MKGIYYYKYLLVFVLFLSTTIAIGQDAVNISYSGSPKRYEIAEIDVVGVENLDPKILVNISGLRPGQEITVPGDEISEAVRRYWDHGLFSDVKIKAKKIEGRKIYLEVYLQERPRLSEINYFGLKKSEIEAVDEKVAMNKGTQVTQYFIDRAEKYITEYFVNKGFYNTEVNIIQKDDPAKPNHVILDINIDKKDKVKVASLVFEGNEVLSDGKLNRAMKKTNEKGNVLNFFRTKKFITEKYQEDLVALIDKYNEIGHRDARIVSQEVVKNIEENTVDVKITLEEGQKYFFGDITWVGNTIYPSDYLSYKLRIKKGDVFNQKLLAERLTDDEDAVQSEYMDNGYLFSNINPVEVSVQGDTIDLEMRIYEGQQATINDVIIKGNTKTHEHVARREIRTKPGQLFSKSELIRTVRELAQLGHFDQENIVPDVRPNQDNGTVDLVYQLEEKANDQIELSGGWGAGMFVGSLGLKFTNFSMRNIFNGEAWRPLPTGDGQTLALRAQTNGKYYQSYSLSFTEPWLGGKKPNSLSFSLYHSIQTGVSSSYYNPYSSYGYGSSYNSYYPNYDTNQHMNISGVSVGFGKRLRWPDDWFTLYTEVSYQRYDLLDWNYFIMQNGISNNLNFKVMLSRRSIDNPIYTRRGSDFSLGLEFTPPWSMFSDKDWSKLDATDTDDQQELYQRIEYHKWTFKGSIFKPIDNKEKLVVMGKMEMGFLGYYNKYLKSPFEKFILGGDGMSGYSMYGSETIGLRGYENSSLTPYNSTGSYDGNIYNKLTLEVRYPLALQPSATVFALAFLEAGNAWSSYEDFNPFELKRSAGVGLRIFLPIFGLMGIDWGYGFDESPYRQNAGGSQFHFVIGQSF; translated from the coding sequence ATGAAAGGTATCTACTATTATAAGTATTTATTGGTTTTTGTATTATTCTTGTCAACAACGATCGCAATCGGACAGGATGCTGTTAATATTTCTTATTCAGGATCACCTAAACGCTATGAAATTGCGGAGATAGATGTAGTGGGTGTTGAAAATTTGGATCCTAAAATTCTCGTAAACATTAGTGGTTTAAGACCAGGTCAGGAGATTACTGTACCGGGTGACGAAATTTCAGAAGCTGTTCGTCGCTATTGGGATCATGGTCTTTTTTCGGATGTTAAGATCAAAGCCAAGAAAATAGAAGGGCGTAAAATTTATCTGGAAGTATACTTACAGGAGCGTCCCCGCTTATCAGAAATCAACTACTTTGGATTGAAGAAGAGTGAAATAGAAGCGGTTGATGAAAAAGTTGCCATGAACAAAGGTACACAGGTAACCCAATATTTCATCGACAGAGCTGAAAAATACATTACTGAGTACTTTGTAAATAAAGGTTTTTACAATACCGAAGTTAACATTATTCAAAAAGACGATCCAGCAAAACCCAATCATGTAATATTAGATATTAATATTGATAAAAAGGATAAAGTAAAAGTTGCGTCTTTGGTATTTGAAGGAAACGAAGTGCTTTCCGATGGAAAGTTAAATCGTGCCATGAAGAAGACCAATGAAAAAGGAAATGTTTTAAACTTCTTCAGGACTAAGAAATTCATAACTGAAAAATATCAGGAAGATCTGGTTGCATTGATTGATAAATACAACGAGATTGGTCATCGCGACGCACGTATTGTTTCACAGGAAGTTGTCAAGAATATTGAAGAGAACACAGTTGATGTGAAAATTACACTGGAAGAAGGACAAAAATATTTCTTTGGTGATATAACATGGGTTGGTAATACTATATACCCAAGCGATTACCTTTCTTATAAATTAAGGATCAAAAAAGGAGATGTATTCAACCAGAAACTTTTAGCTGAACGCTTGACGGATGATGAAGATGCTGTTCAGAGTGAATATATGGATAATGGTTATTTGTTCTCAAATATTAATCCGGTTGAAGTAAGCGTGCAGGGTGATACCATTGATCTTGAAATGAGAATCTATGAAGGTCAGCAGGCTACGATCAACGATGTAATCATTAAAGGAAACACTAAAACTCACGAGCATGTAGCCCGACGTGAAATCAGAACCAAACCAGGCCAGTTGTTTAGTAAGTCTGAGTTAATTCGTACGGTACGGGAACTTGCTCAGCTAGGTCACTTCGACCAGGAAAATATTGTACCAGATGTGCGTCCAAATCAGGATAATGGTACCGTTGACCTTGTTTATCAATTAGAAGAGAAAGCAAATGACCAGATAGAACTCTCCGGAGGTTGGGGTGCTGGTATGTTTGTGGGATCACTTGGTTTGAAGTTTACCAATTTCTCAATGCGTAACATTTTTAACGGAGAAGCATGGAGACCTCTTCCAACTGGAGACGGACAAACACTTGCCTTGAGAGCTCAGACAAATGGTAAATACTACCAATCATATAGTTTATCTTTTACTGAACCTTGGTTAGGTGGTAAAAAACCAAACTCATTAAGTTTTTCTCTTTACCATTCTATTCAAACGGGTGTTAGTAGTAGCTACTACAATCCATATTCGAGCTATGGTTATGGATCGAGCTATAACAGTTATTATCCAAACTACGATACGAACCAGCACATGAATATTTCGGGTGTGTCGGTAGGTTTTGGTAAGCGTTTAAGATGGCCTGATGACTGGTTTACTTTATATACAGAAGTAAGTTATCAACGTTACGACTTATTAGACTGGAACTACTTTATCATGCAGAACGGTATTTCAAATAACTTAAACTTTAAAGTTATGTTGAGTCGTCGTTCAATTGATAATCCAATCTATACTCGTAGAGGTTCAGATTTCTCATTGGGATTAGAATTTACACCTCCATGGTCGATGTTCTCTGATAAAGACTGGTCTAAGCTGGATGCAACAGATACAGATGATCAGCAGGAATTGTATCAACGAATTGAATATCATAAATGGACTTTTAAAGGATCTATCTTTAAACCTATCGACAATAAAGAAAAGTTGGTTGTAATGGGTAAGATGGAAATGGGATTCCTGGGATATTATAATAAATATCTTAAATCTCCATTCGAGAAGTTTATTCTTGGTGGTGATGGAATGTCAGGATATAGTATGTATGGTAGTGAAACAATTGGTTTGCGTGGTTACGAAAACTCTTCATTAACACCATATAATTCTACCGGTTCGTACGATGGTAATATCTATAATAAATTAACTCTTGAGGTTAGATACCCTCTGGCGTTGCAACCCTCAGCTACAGTGTTTGCGTTAGCATTTCTTGAAGCCGGTAATGCCTGGAGTTCATACGAAGACTTTAATCCATTTGAACTGAAACGTTCAGCAGGTGTTGGTTTACGAATTTTCTTGCCTATATTTGGGCTAATGGGAATTGATTGGGGTTATGGATTTGATGAAAGTCCATACAGACAAAACGCTGGAGGAAGTCAGTTCCACTTTGTGATCGGTCAAAGTTTCTAG
- a CDS encoding OmpH family outer membrane protein → MKNLVLVALLFVSTLVSAQKYAFVDSEYILRNIPAYEAANEQLNQLSGKWQKEIEARFEEVSQLYQAYQTENVFLSSEMKVKRENEIVEKEKEAKQLQQSYFGQNGELFKRRESLIKPIQDDIFNAITEIAADNNYLAVFDKASGMGIMYVDPKQDISDDVLVKLGYKNE, encoded by the coding sequence ATGAAAAATTTAGTTTTAGTAGCATTATTATTTGTAAGCACGTTGGTTAGTGCACAAAAATATGCATTCGTTGATTCCGAATATATTCTTCGCAATATTCCTGCTTATGAAGCTGCCAATGAGCAATTGAATCAGCTTTCGGGTAAATGGCAAAAGGAAATTGAAGCAAGGTTTGAGGAAGTATCTCAATTGTATCAGGCCTATCAAACCGAGAATGTGTTTCTCTCAAGCGAGATGAAAGTGAAGCGTGAAAATGAGATTGTAGAAAAAGAAAAAGAAGCAAAGCAATTACAGCAATCTTATTTTGGCCAAAATGGTGAGCTGTTTAAGCGAAGAGAATCACTTATTAAACCAATTCAGGATGATATTTTTAATGCGATAACAGAAATCGCAGCCGATAATAATTATTTAGCTGTATTTGATAAAGCGTCAGGTATGGGTATTATGTATGTTGATCCAAAACAGGATATCAGTGATGATGTTTTGGTGAAACTTGGATATAAAAATGAGTAG
- a CDS encoding OmpH family outer membrane protein, translating into MMNKLIGIFMLILLGTFTLNAQQPMKFGHLNSNELMTIMPEFKEMQSQLEADFKVKEDQLAVMQEDLQKKQLEYQQTASALTPAERQAKESEMGEMSQKVQNYYLLAQQQMQAKQNELTTPIIQKLKTAITEVGDENGFLYIFDLASRVPVFNSQKSIDVTPLVKAKLGIQ; encoded by the coding sequence ATGATGAATAAGCTTATAGGAATATTTATGCTGATTCTTCTGGGGACTTTTACCTTGAATGCACAACAGCCAATGAAGTTCGGTCATTTGAATTCGAACGAATTGATGACGATTATGCCTGAATTTAAGGAAATGCAGTCTCAGTTAGAGGCTGATTTTAAAGTGAAAGAAGATCAATTGGCTGTAATGCAAGAGGATTTGCAAAAGAAACAGCTGGAATATCAGCAAACTGCATCTGCCTTAACACCGGCTGAACGTCAGGCAAAAGAGAGCGAAATGGGTGAAATGAGCCAAAAAGTTCAAAACTATTACCTGTTAGCCCAACAACAAATGCAGGCTAAACAAAATGAATTAACAACACCTATCATTCAAAAATTAAAAACGGCCATTACAGAAGTTGGTGATGAGAATGGATTCTTATATATATTTGATCTTGCATCAAGAGTTCCTGTTTTTAATTCTCAAAAAAGTATAGATGTTACTCCTTTGGTAAAAGCAAAGTTGGGTATACAGTAA
- a CDS encoding OmpH family outer membrane protein: MKLVKVFVVVIAFAFSGKAFAQELKFGHIDIQKVVAELPAKIEADKTLQSEATKLQNQLQVMQSELEKMYTDYVSQRDSLPDLIRATKEKEMQDKDQRLQQYSQMAQQEIQKKEQQLLAPIIEKVQKAIEEVGQEQGLIYIFDISSQVVVYHSEKSIDCGDLVKAKVNAQ, encoded by the coding sequence ATGAAATTAGTAAAAGTATTCGTCGTAGTTATAGCATTTGCTTTTTCAGGAAAGGCTTTTGCTCAGGAGTTAAAGTTTGGTCATATCGATATTCAAAAAGTAGTAGCTGAACTTCCTGCTAAAATTGAGGCTGATAAAACTCTACAAAGTGAGGCTACTAAATTGCAAAATCAATTGCAGGTAATGCAGAGTGAGTTAGAAAAAATGTATACTGATTACGTATCTCAAAGAGATAGTTTACCTGACTTAATCCGCGCTACAAAGGAAAAAGAAATGCAGGATAAGGACCAGCGTTTGCAACAATACAGTCAAATGGCTCAGCAGGAGATACAAAAGAAGGAACAACAATTGTTAGCACCTATTATCGAAAAAGTACAAAAGGCTATTGAAGAAGTAGGACAGGAACAAGGTTTGATTTATATTTTCGATATTAGCTCTCAGGTTGTAGTTTATCATTCTGAAAAAAGTATTGATTGCGGTGATTTAGTTAAGGCTAAAGTTAACGCTCAATAA
- the murI gene encoding glutamate racemase: MSKIGPIAVFDSGYGGLTVLDKIIKHLPQYDYIYLGDNARTPYGTRSFEVVYEYTLQAVSQLFDMGAHLVILACNTASAKALRSIQQKDLPLFDPQRRVLGVIRPSVEKVNELSQSGHVGIVGTSGTIQSESYLMEIAKLFPTIQVSQEACPMWVPLVENNEFDGEGADYFVRKNINSLLQKDALIDAVILGCTHYPLLIPKIKKYLPEGVNVIEQGDIVGESLKDYLQRHPEMEKRCSKNGSVHFYTTESTDKFKQTAGIFFSGDIKVEHIRL; this comes from the coding sequence ATGAGTAAAATTGGTCCGATTGCAGTTTTTGATTCGGGTTATGGAGGCCTGACTGTGTTAGATAAAATTATTAAACACTTACCGCAATACGACTATATTTATTTAGGCGATAATGCCCGTACTCCATACGGTACCCGATCGTTTGAAGTGGTATATGAATACACGCTTCAGGCTGTCAGTCAACTTTTTGATATGGGTGCTCACTTGGTTATATTGGCTTGTAATACTGCCTCAGCTAAGGCATTGCGAAGTATTCAGCAAAAGGATCTACCTCTTTTTGATCCGCAAAGAAGGGTGTTGGGTGTAATCCGTCCAAGTGTTGAGAAGGTAAACGAATTAAGTCAATCAGGACATGTAGGTATTGTTGGAACATCTGGTACAATTCAATCCGAATCATATCTAATGGAGATAGCTAAGTTATTTCCAACTATTCAGGTATCGCAGGAGGCTTGTCCGATGTGGGTGCCTTTAGTAGAGAATAATGAATTTGACGGTGAGGGAGCAGATTATTTTGTGAGGAAAAATATCAATTCACTTTTGCAAAAAGATGCTTTGATTGACGCCGTTATTTTAGGTTGTACACACTATCCTTTGCTTATACCCAAGATTAAGAAATATTTGCCTGAAGGTGTAAATGTGATCGAACAGGGAGATATCGTAGGAGAAAGTCTGAAAGATTATTTGCAACGACATCCTGAGATGGAGAAAAGGTGCTCAAAAAATGGTTCTGTACATTTTTATACCACTGAGAGTACTGATAAATTTAAACAGACTGCCGGTATTTTCTTTAGTGGAGATATAAAAGTTGAGCATATTCGATTATAG
- a CDS encoding gamma carbonic anhydrase family protein yields MALIKEVRGFTPKIGNNVYLAENATVIGDVEIGDDCSIWFNAVLRGDVNSIRIGNKVNIQDGSVLHTLYQKSTIEIGNNVSIGHNVTIHGAKIEDNVLVGIGATVLDHVVVGSNSIIAANSLVLTGTIIEPNSVYAGVPAKKVKDIEPNQTKEMINKIANNYLMYAGWYKED; encoded by the coding sequence ATGGCATTAATTAAAGAAGTAAGAGGATTTACACCTAAGATCGGTAACAATGTATATCTAGCTGAGAACGCAACAGTTATCGGAGATGTAGAGATAGGAGATGACTGCAGCATATGGTTTAATGCAGTATTAAGAGGAGATGTTAATTCTATTCGCATTGGTAATAAAGTGAACATTCAGGATGGATCGGTTTTGCATACACTGTACCAGAAATCTACCATCGAAATTGGTAACAACGTATCAATTGGCCATAATGTAACCATACACGGAGCAAAGATTGAAGATAATGTGCTAGTAGGTATTGGAGCCACAGTATTGGATCATGTGGTGGTTGGTTCAAACTCTATTATTGCAGCAAACTCACTTGTTCTTACAGGAACTATTATTGAACCCAATAGTGTATATGCTGGTGTTCCTGCCAAAAAGGTTAAAGACATAGAGCCGAATCAAACAAAAGAAATGATCAATAAAATAGCCAACAATTACCTTATGTATGCTGGTTGGTATAAAGAAGACTAA
- a CDS encoding 2-oxoacid:acceptor oxidoreductase subunit alpha, which yields MGKRSKVIEKEEVVVRFSGDSGDGMQLTGTLFSYTSAIFGNDISTFPDYPAEIRAPQGTISGVSGFQVHFGHSEVYTPGDYCDVLVAMNPAALKANAKWMKPGGTIILDVDSCDEKNLIKAGYETDDPIIEDKLGDYHIVKAPITTLTKESLKDMGLDNKSILRSKNMYALGLVYWLFDRPLDHTREYIQKKFAKKPLIVEANLKVLSDGYNYGNIIQAVTPSYHIHPADIKKGKYRNLSGNVAVAWGFLAAAEKSKLQLFLGSYPITPATEILQELSARKDLGVKVFQAEDEIAGICTAIGASFSGSLAITTTSGPGLALKGEAIGLAVMAELPIVIVNVQRGGPSTGLPTKTEQSDLMQALYGRNGESPVVVIAASSPTNSFDYAFYAAKVAVEHMTPVILLTDGFIANGTQPWLIPDLADWPEIKVPFVTEKVDDWHPYLRDPEKLSRYWATPGTKGFEHRLGGLEKDAVTGAVSHDALNHQRMVELREEKVQKVANFIPELEVIGEDDADLLVVGWGGTFGHLFTAVDELTNEGHNVALAHFNYIKPLPRNTNEVLKRYKKIVVCELNMGQFANYLTMNFPEFKYKKFNKVQGQPFTVIELKEHFITLLEE from the coding sequence ATGGGTAAAAGATCAAAAGTTATTGAGAAAGAGGAAGTGGTTGTAAGGTTTTCAGGAGATTCCGGTGACGGAATGCAGCTTACCGGAACCTTATTTTCTTACACTTCAGCAATTTTTGGAAATGATATATCTACATTTCCTGATTATCCGGCCGAAATCAGGGCCCCACAAGGAACAATAAGCGGAGTTTCCGGTTTTCAGGTTCATTTTGGACATTCAGAAGTTTATACACCAGGTGATTATTGTGATGTATTGGTTGCAATGAATCCTGCTGCATTAAAAGCGAATGCAAAATGGATGAAACCAGGTGGAACAATTATTCTCGACGTTGACAGCTGTGATGAGAAAAATCTTATCAAAGCGGGATATGAAACAGATGATCCGATTATTGAAGATAAACTTGGGGATTACCATATTGTAAAAGCTCCTATTACAACACTTACCAAGGAAAGCTTGAAAGATATGGGACTGGATAATAAAAGTATACTACGAAGTAAAAATATGTATGCTTTAGGTTTGGTTTACTGGCTTTTTGATCGTCCGTTGGATCACACCCGTGAATATATCCAAAAGAAATTTGCCAAAAAACCATTGATCGTTGAGGCAAATCTTAAGGTGTTGAGTGATGGGTATAACTATGGTAACATCATACAGGCGGTAACGCCATCTTATCATATTCATCCTGCTGATATCAAAAAAGGAAAGTATCGTAATTTAAGTGGTAATGTGGCTGTTGCCTGGGGTTTTCTGGCTGCAGCTGAAAAGAGTAAACTTCAATTGTTTTTGGGATCATATCCTATCACACCTGCCACTGAGATTCTGCAGGAATTAAGTGCCCGTAAAGATTTGGGTGTGAAAGTATTTCAGGCCGAGGATGAAATAGCAGGTATTTGTACTGCTATCGGAGCAAGTTTTTCCGGTAGTCTTGCAATAACCACAACATCTGGTCCTGGTTTAGCCTTGAAAGGAGAAGCTATTGGATTAGCCGTTATGGCTGAGCTTCCAATAGTTATTGTGAATGTACAGCGAGGTGGCCCGTCAACCGGTTTGCCAACGAAAACTGAGCAGTCTGATTTGATGCAGGCATTATATGGGCGCAATGGTGAGAGTCCTGTGGTAGTAATTGCTGCAAGCTCGCCTACCAATAGTTTTGATTATGCCTTTTATGCTGCCAAGGTTGCGGTGGAACACATGACGCCGGTAATATTGTTAACTGATGGCTTTATTGCAAACGGAACTCAGCCTTGGTTAATACCTGATTTAGCTGATTGGCCCGAAATAAAAGTACCGTTTGTTACAGAAAAAGTCGATGATTGGCATCCTTACCTGCGTGATCCGGAAAAATTATCTCGATACTGGGCTACACCAGGAACCAAAGGTTTTGAACACCGATTGGGAGGATTGGAAAAAGATGCAGTAACGGGTGCTGTTTCTCATGATGCTTTAAACCATCAACGAATGGTTGAGTTGCGTGAAGAAAAAGTCCAGAAAGTAGCCAATTTTATTCCTGAATTGGAAGTGATAGGCGAGGATGATGCTGACCTGTTAGTTGTTGGATGGGGTGGAACATTTGGCCATTTATTCACAGCTGTTGACGAACTTACCAACGAAGGACATAATGTTGCTTTGGCACATTTTAATTATATCAAGCCACTTCCAAGAAATACAAATGAAGTGTTGAAGCGATATAAAAAGATTGTAGTTTGTGAGTTGAATATGGGGCAGTTTGCCAATTACCTTACGATGAATTTTCCTGAATTCAAATATAAAAAGTTTAATAAGGTACAAGGTCAACCATTTACCGTTATTGAGTTGAAAGAACATTTTATAACATTGCTGGAGGAATAG